From Methanomassiliicoccus sp., the proteins below share one genomic window:
- a CDS encoding radical SAM protein, with protein sequence MIAKDSMLKKGLPKETQSLCPECKKVVAARIFESEGKVLMEKTCPEHGKVTDVYWSNVGLYTKAEKFAYDGIGVSNALIQNARTCPDNCGLCNLHLSHTGLANLDLTNRCNMRCPICFANANQAGYVYEPSYEEVVKMLETLRAEKPVPCTAVQFSGGEPTVYPRLFDVIKKAKELKFAQVQMATNGIKLAEDPEFARKCAEAGLNTIYLQFDGITDDIYMKTRARPMVEIKKKAIENVRNLKEHRPSIVLVPTLVKGFNDHQIGDIIRFAIENRDVVRAVNFQPVAFTGRIDQQEREEGRYTIPDLVRDVESQTGYAKEEDWYPVPVVVPISTYASALLGHDKVTFTSHPHCGMATYWFVKDDKTVVPLTQFVDVEGMFKELYDLSKKTADATFPKLSLLKARKILKDHMDESKMPEGLTTSQFLNVLTNVFSNNTKEGLAKFSWSMMLISSMHFQDDYNYDIERVKRCVIHYVIPDGRIIPFCAYNGGPTYRTEVEKKFSVPLAEWRKTKGDEYT encoded by the coding sequence ATGATCGCAAAAGACAGCATGTTGAAGAAAGGATTGCCAAAGGAGACGCAATCCCTGTGTCCAGAGTGTAAGAAGGTAGTTGCGGCCAGGATATTCGAGTCCGAAGGCAAGGTCTTGATGGAGAAGACCTGTCCCGAGCATGGCAAGGTGACCGATGTCTATTGGTCCAATGTCGGTCTCTACACTAAAGCCGAGAAGTTCGCCTACGACGGCATCGGCGTCAGCAACGCCCTCATCCAGAACGCCAGGACCTGTCCCGACAACTGTGGCCTGTGCAACCTTCACCTCAGCCATACAGGACTGGCCAATCTTGATCTCACCAACAGATGCAACATGAGGTGCCCCATCTGTTTCGCCAACGCCAACCAGGCCGGTTACGTTTACGAGCCCTCATATGAAGAAGTGGTGAAGATGCTGGAGACGCTGAGGGCGGAGAAACCTGTCCCGTGCACCGCGGTGCAGTTCTCCGGCGGCGAGCCCACTGTCTACCCCCGCCTGTTCGATGTTATTAAGAAGGCCAAGGAGCTGAAGTTCGCCCAGGTGCAGATGGCCACCAACGGCATCAAGCTCGCCGAGGACCCGGAGTTCGCAAGGAAGTGCGCGGAAGCGGGTCTCAACACTATCTACCTGCAGTTCGACGGTATCACCGACGACATTTACATGAAGACCAGGGCCAGGCCCATGGTGGAGATCAAGAAGAAGGCGATCGAGAACGTGCGCAATCTCAAGGAGCACCGCCCCTCCATCGTTCTGGTCCCCACCCTGGTCAAGGGATTCAACGATCACCAGATAGGTGACATCATCAGGTTCGCCATCGAAAACCGCGATGTGGTCCGGGCCGTGAACTTCCAGCCAGTGGCGTTCACCGGCCGCATAGATCAGCAGGAGAGGGAGGAAGGACGTTACACCATCCCCGACCTCGTCCGGGACGTGGAGAGCCAGACCGGCTACGCCAAGGAGGAGGACTGGTACCCCGTGCCCGTGGTCGTGCCCATCTCCACCTACGCCTCTGCCTTGCTGGGCCATGACAAGGTGACCTTCACCTCCCATCCCCACTGCGGCATGGCCACCTATTGGTTTGTCAAGGACGACAAGACCGTCGTCCCCTTGACCCAGTTCGTAGACGTAGAGGGAATGTTCAAGGAACTGTACGATCTGTCCAAGAAGACCGCCGACGCCACGTTCCCCAAGCTCTCCCTGCTCAAGGCCAGAAAAATCTTGAAGGATCACATGGACGAGAGCAAGATGCCTGAAGGCCTTACCACCAGCCAGTTCCTGAACGTTCTCACCAACGTCTTCAGCAACAACACCAAGGAAGGGTTGGCAAAGTTCTCGTGGAGCATGATGCTGATCTCCTCGATGCACTTCCAGGACGATTATAACTACGACATCGAGCGCGTAAAGCGTTGTGTGATCCACTATGTGATCCCCGATGGACGCATCATACCCTTCTGCGCTTACAATGGAGGCCCTACCTACCGCACGGAGGTGGAGAAGAAGTTCTCCGTTCCCCTGGCAGAGTGGAGGAAGACGAAGGGCGATGAATATACCTGA
- a CDS encoding 4Fe-4S binding protein: MLVSIEKCHHCGACVGSCPQNAIFLNDLVLVFGEECNRCGRCLKVCPVSAITMER; encoded by the coding sequence ATGTTAGTATCGATTGAGAAGTGTCATCATTGCGGCGCCTGCGTGGGCTCCTGCCCCCAGAACGCCATCTTCCTGAACGACCTGGTACTGGTCTTCGGCGAGGAGTGCAACCGTTGCGGTCGCTGTTTGAAGGTCTGCCCCGTCAGCGCCATCACCATGGAGAGATGA